The following coding sequences lie in one Actinomyces capricornis genomic window:
- a CDS encoding UDP-N-acetylmuramoyl-L-alanyl-D-glutamate--2,6-diaminopimelate ligase, translating to MTNQAYQSAAALRPQHNAPVALSTLAAAHSLTPHPSAQGAALEDLAVTGVSMDSGDVAPGEIFVALPGFTVHGARYAAQAVEAGAVAVVTDAEGASIVASTCPGVAVLTCPDPRQVAGPLAAEVYHHPSRRLITTAVTGTNGKTTTSYFLDAIMRAHTGATMVAGTVELRVGATSVESPRTTVEAPVLQRLLAMAVEEGVGAACLEASSHAIVLHRLDATEIDVAGFTNLQRDHLDFHHTMEEYLEAKAQLFTPAHARRGVVCVDDQWGRRLAETSAIPVETLRAYPGSTPADWWVDDAEVSLEAAATTFTLHGPDGEELAASCPLPGLVNVQNAALALVMAIRAGVPADTAVTALAGAHNIPGRMQRINNRENGRGLCIVDFAHTPDAMELALQAVRPITPGRLIVVFGSDGDRDQGKRPMLGQVCARLADVLVVTDENPRSEDPQLIRDAILEGVRQVRPTMEDVEEITTWRGDAVRRGVELCGPQDTVIVTGKGHEPFLEAAGEFIRYNDAPVMAQAVEAKWGRA from the coding sequence ATGACCAACCAGGCCTACCAGTCGGCAGCAGCACTGCGGCCGCAGCACAATGCTCCTGTCGCCCTGAGCACCCTGGCGGCAGCACACTCCCTGACGCCCCACCCCTCCGCCCAGGGGGCGGCCCTGGAGGACCTCGCCGTCACCGGTGTGAGCATGGACTCCGGCGACGTCGCCCCCGGCGAGATCTTCGTGGCCCTGCCCGGCTTCACCGTGCACGGCGCCCGCTACGCCGCCCAGGCCGTCGAGGCCGGCGCCGTGGCAGTGGTCACCGACGCCGAGGGGGCCTCCATCGTCGCCAGCACCTGCCCCGGCGTGGCGGTGCTCACCTGCCCCGACCCGCGCCAGGTCGCCGGCCCCCTGGCCGCCGAGGTCTACCACCACCCCTCGCGGCGCCTCATCACCACCGCGGTGACCGGAACCAATGGCAAGACCACCACCTCCTACTTCCTCGACGCGATCATGCGCGCCCACACCGGGGCGACCATGGTGGCCGGCACCGTCGAGCTGCGGGTGGGCGCCACCTCCGTGGAGTCGCCCCGCACCACCGTGGAGGCCCCCGTCCTCCAGCGACTGCTGGCCATGGCCGTGGAGGAGGGCGTGGGAGCCGCCTGCCTGGAGGCCTCCAGCCACGCCATCGTCCTGCACCGCCTGGACGCCACCGAGATCGACGTCGCCGGCTTCACCAACCTCCAGCGCGACCACCTGGACTTCCACCACACCATGGAGGAGTACCTGGAGGCCAAGGCCCAGCTGTTCACCCCCGCCCACGCGCGCCGCGGCGTGGTCTGCGTCGACGACCAGTGGGGCCGGCGCCTGGCCGAGACCAGCGCCATCCCCGTCGAGACCCTGCGCGCCTACCCCGGCTCCACCCCCGCCGACTGGTGGGTCGACGACGCCGAGGTCTCCCTGGAGGCCGCCGCCACCACCTTCACCCTCCACGGGCCCGACGGCGAGGAGCTGGCCGCCTCCTGCCCGCTGCCCGGCCTGGTCAACGTCCAGAACGCCGCCCTGGCCCTGGTGATGGCCATCCGCGCCGGCGTCCCGGCCGACACCGCCGTGACCGCCCTGGCCGGCGCCCACAACATCCCCGGGCGCATGCAGCGCATCAACAACCGCGAGAACGGCCGCGGGCTGTGCATCGTGGACTTCGCCCACACCCCCGACGCCATGGAGCTGGCCCTCCAGGCGGTGCGGCCCATCACCCCCGGTCGCCTCATCGTCGTCTTCGGCTCCGACGGGGACCGCGACCAGGGCAAGCGGCCCATGCTGGGCCAGGTCTGCGCCAGGCTGGCCGACGTCCTGGTGGTCACCGACGAGAACCCCCGCAGTGAGGACCCCCAGCTCATCCGCGACGCCATCCTGGAGGGGGTGCGCCAGGTGCGCCCCACGATGGAGGACGTCGAGGAGATCACCACCTGGCGGGGCGACGCCGTGCGCCGCGGTGTGGAGCTGTGCGGCCCCCAGGACACCGTCATCGTCACCGGCAAGGGCCATGAGCCCTTCCTGGAGGCTGCCGGGGAGTTCATCCGCTACAACGACGCCCCCGTCATGGCCCAGGCCGTCGAGGCGAAGTGGGGTCGGGCATGA